In the genome of Mesorhizobium sp. NBSH29, the window CGAAGGCAACTGCAATGCGCTTGGCGTCCACGACACGCACCAGACGGCAAGCCTTTTCAGCCTCTGCTGCCAGTTGTGCAGAATCGGCGACATCGACGGTCACCGTGTCGAAGAAGCGCTCGCCGGCAATCTTGCGTCCCGCTGCGGTAAGCCCGGCGGCAAAACGCGTCGCAATTCCGTGCACATGGGAAGCGATAGCCTGAAGGCCCTCGGGTCCATGCCAGATCGCATAGGCGGCGGCCATATTGGCCAGAAGCGCCTGCGCGGTGCAGATGTTGGAGGTGGCCTTGTCGCGACGGATATGTTGTTCGCGCGTTTGAAGCGCGAGGCGGTAGGCAGCGCGCCCATGCCTGTCGACCGACTGGCCAACAAGACGGCCGGGCATGAGACGGGTAAGCTTGTCCGACACAGCGCAATAGGCCGCGTGTGGACCGCCAAACCCCATCGGCACGCCGTAGCGCTGCATAGAGCCAACAGCAATGTCCGCGCCAAGGTCTGCAGGGCTTTCGGTGAGCGTCAGCGCGAGTGGATCACTGGCAAAAATCACCAGCGCTCCTACTTCTTTCGCCTTGGCGATCAAGGAGGAGTGGTCGCCGTAAACACCGTGCGTATCCGGCCACGAAACCACAAGAGCTGCGGTATTGTCGTCGATTTCACTCCCATCGACCTCAACACCGATGGGTTCGCTGCGCGTGCGCACGACATCGAGTGTCTGGGGATGCGGAGTTCCTGCAAACGCAATCTTGCTGCGCTTGTCGCGGTGATGACGGCAGGCAATGCCGACAGCTTCGGCAACTGCTGTTGCTTCGTCCAGCAGTGAGGCCGACGCGACGGGCAGCCCGGTCAGTTCGGTGGCCAGCGTCTGAAAATTGAACAGAAGCTCTAGCCGGCCCTGGCTGATCTCGGATTGATAGGGGGTATAGGCCGTATACCAGGCCGGGTTCTCGAACAGATTGCGCTGTATGACCGGCGGCACGTTCACGCCATGATAGCCAGCACCGATGAAGCTCTTCATCACCGTGTTTTTCGCCATCTTGACCGAAAGTTCTGCAAGCGCGTCTGCTTCTGTGGCAGCCGCCGGCAGGTCCAGAGCACGATCAAAACGAATGGATTTGGGCACGGCCTGCGAGATCAGCGTCTCGACAGAGGGAACGCCAAGCGTGGCCAGCATGGCGCGCACATCCTGCGGGCCGGGCCCGATATGCCGGCTGGCGAAAGTTGCGGTTTTGGTTGTCATTTGCGCGCGCTCCTCAGCCAACCATCTTGTCGTAGCCGGCCTCATCCATCAGGCCTTCAAGCTGGCCTTCATCGGCAAGCTTCATCTTCCACAGCCAGCCATCACCGGTGGATGCCGAATTGACCAGCGCCGGATCAGACGACAGTGTCTCGTTTGCCTCAACGATCTCGCCATCAACAGGCGCGTAAACGTCTGAGGCTGCTTTCACTGATTCCACTACAACTGCGGTATCGCCCTTCTTCATGGCTTTGCCAGCTTCGGGTAATTCCACGAACACAATATCGCCCAGCTGTTCCTGCGCATAATTAGTGATGCCAACGGTCGCGACGCCGTTCTCGACGCGGATCCATTCATGGTCTTCGGTGTAATATGTGGTTGCCATGGAAAATTATCCTTTGCGGTAGTGATGTGGCGTGAAGGGAAGAGGATGGACTTCGATCGGAATGCGGTTGCCCCGCACTTCGGCAAACAGTTTGGTGCCGGCTTTGGCAAGTTGGGTCGCAACGTAACCCATGGCCACAGGATGATCGGCTGATGGGCCAAAACCGCCAGATGTTACGCGACCGGCCGGATTGCCGTCAGCATCCACGAGATTGGCACCGCCGCGAACGGGCAGGCGGCCTTCCGCCTTCAGCCCAACGCGCTTTTCATCTGCGCCCTTGGCGAGGACAGCACGCAACGCATCGGCGCCAATGAACTGCCCGTTCTCACGCAAATCCTTGGGTATTGCCCACATCAGCGCCGCTGCAGCTGGGCTTGTGTCGGGAGAAATGTCATTGCCGTGCAGGCACAGGCCCGCTTCGAGGCGAAGGCTGTCGCGCGCCGCAAGACCGATCCACATCACGCGGTTATCTGAAAGAAGTTTTTGCGCGAACGCCCGCGCTTCCTCAACGGGCAGACCGATCTCGAATCCATCCTCGCCGGTATAGCCTGAGCGGCTCATGAACCAGTTGGTTTGTGGCTCAATGCCATGCATGAAGGTTAGGGCATCGGTTTCAAACCCTGCCTTGGCCATAACATCCGCAGCTTCCGGGCCCTGAATGGCCAGGAAAACGCGTTCAAGCGGTGTCACTGTACACTCGAATTCACCAGCAAGTGCGTTGAGATGGGCAATATCGGCGACTGCATTCCCGGCATTCGCAACGACCATAAAACGCGCTTCGCCCAGGCGCGTGACGATCAGATCATCAAGGATGCCGGCTTCCTCATTGAGAAGAAACGATAGCTTGGACTGTGACAGTGCGAGCGCTTCAGGCTCAATCGGGCAGGCGCGGGCCAAAAGCGCTGCCGCTCCAGGCCCTGCAACCTCGATCATCTTCATGTGGGAAATATCAAAAAGTCCGGCATGGGCGCGGGTATGCAGGTGCTCCTGCATCACGCCGGCGGGATAGGTGAGCGGCATCCGCCAGCCGGCGAAACCGCCAAAGCGAGCACCTGCTTCCTGATGGAGGTCTTCAAGTGGAAGTAAATTCAAATTTTGGTCGGTCATGACTTCTCCAGAGACACACGCAAGCGGTCGCGAGTGCGACCAATCCGTGCCCCTCTGTCTGAAGCCTGAGAGACTCGCGCAACCGGAACTCTGTCAGCGGCGCTTACACCTTCGGCGCGGGACGAATCATATCCCGACTTTCCAGAGCGTCTTTCCCGTCTACGGTTCTTTTGCCTGAGAGATTTCGGGCGATTTCCCCTTCGGCGGCTGCTTTCGCAGCTCTCTCCCGCAAACAGGTAGAGCCATTTCTGGCCCTCGACGAAATCGTCAATACCCTATGCCCGACACATTGTCACCTCCCGACGACATAGGTCGGGAAGTGTCTGCACAGGGGAATGTTTGCGGCTACTAGCTCGGGGAGATCCCGTCGAGATCCTTCTGGATGCGGCCAATAAGCTCGCCGGTTTCGACATGGAGCAGTTTCAGCTTTTCCAGCTGTGACGTCACATTATCGACCGTCTGCTCGGAGTTTGCCTCCGCCGGTGCCGTGCCGACGCCGTGCAAGAGCCAGGAGATCGAAACACCCATCATGCCGGCCAGCCGGTTCATCCGGTGCGAGCCAGGAAGCGAACGATCACTTTCCCATGCGTTGATGGTGGCTATCTTGACGCCCAGTTGCCAAGCAATCTCCTTGACGCTCAATCCGGCTGCATCGCGCGCCCGCGAAATACGTCCGCCGATTGTGTCCAGGTCGGGAATTTCTTCATAGATATTCATGGCGTCTGACATGTGCCGCTCTCCTGCCGCTGATTTGATTTATCGCGTGCGCCCGAATGGCCGGCACCTGTCCAACATAGGTCGGGAGGACAAAAACACAACCTCTAGGAGGGATTTCTGCGTGTTTTGGACGTCCAGACGAGCAATATACAACTTTAAGGAGATTTTACAGCTGTTGCAGCTGCTGCCGACTTCACACCTGTCCTTGGCTAGGCCCCTTAAGCGCACGGCGCACAATCTGGTCGAGCGCTCCAAGAAAACGCGAGCGGTCTGCCGGCGAAAAGCTGGCGTTAAATCCTTTGCTTTCTCCGGTCTCGCGCAGATGCTGCTTGAGGTCTCGCATCGCCACCGCCATGCCGATACTTTCTTCGGTGAAGGCTCTTCCTGTCATCCCCAGAACATGCGCGCCAAGCGCCACCGTGCGCGCCGCAAGCGGAATATCTGCGGTGATGACAATATCGTTGGCCTGCGCATTCTCGACAATCCAGTCGTCTGCGGCGTCCGCGCTTTTGGGTACCACGACATGCCTTATCATCGGATCGCGGGAAGGGCGCATGCCGCCATTGGAAACGAAGGTGACGATAAGCCCATAACGCTCCGCCACCTTCATCGCCTCCGCCTTTACCGGACAGGCATCCGCATCGACATAGATGACGGGCGCGATCTTTTCTGCTTCGCTCAATAGACCACGACCGAGCGGATGCTTTCGCCCGAGTGCATCAGGTCAAAGCCCTTGTTGATGTCCTCAAGCTTCAGGGTGTGGGTGATCATCGAGTCGATTTCGATTTTTCCATCCATGTACCAGTCGACGATTTTTGGCACATCGGTGCGCCCGCGCGCGCCGCCAAAGGCCGTGCCCATCCAGGTGCGACCGGTAACCAGCTGGAACGGTCGGGTGGCGATTTCCTGGCCGGCACCGGCGACGCCGATAACCACCGACTTGCCCCAGCCTCGATGCGAACATTCGAGCGCTTGGCGCATCACCTTGGTGCTGCCAGTGCAATCGAACGTGTAGTCGGCGCCGCCAATCTGGTCGGCACCGCGCTTGGTGAGGTTAACGATATGGGCAACGACATCGCCGTCGATCTCCTTCGGATTGACGAAATGCGTCATCCCGAACTTTTCGCCCCAAGGTTTTTTGTCGTTGTTGATATCGACGCCAATAATCATGTCGGCGCCAGCAAGCCTCAGTCCCTGAATGACGTTCAGGCCAATGCCGCCCAGCCCGAACACCGCTGCAGTCGCGCCGATCTCTACCTTGGCGGTGTTGATGACAGCACCAATGCCGGTGGTGACGCCGCAGCCGATGTAGCAAATCTTGTCGAACGGGGCGGCAGGATTAACCTTGGCCAGTGCGATCTCGGGCAGCACGGTAAAATTCGCGAAGGTTGAGCAACCCATATAGTGAAAGATCTTGTCCTTGCCGATCGAGAAGCGGCTGGATCCATCCGGCATGACGCCCTGGCCCTGTGTGGCGCGGATGGCAGTACACAAATTGGTCTTGCGTGAAAGGCAGGAAGGGCACTGGCGGCATTCGGGTGTATAGAGTGGAATGACATGGTCACCCTTTTTGAGTGACGTGACGCCCTTGCCGACATCGACCACCACGCCCGCTCCCTCATGGCCAAGAATGGCTGGGAAAATGCCTTCCGGGTCAGCACCCGACAATGTGAACTCGTCCGTATGACAGATACCGGTAGCCTTGATCTCGACCAGCACCTCACCCTCGCGCGGCCCTTCAAGATCCACTTCCATGATTTCGAGGGGCTTTCCGGCGGCAACGGCCACGGCGGCGCGCGTTTTCATGCTAAATTCCCTTCCATCGATTCAAGCCGCGGAACGTTTCAGGAAATCGGGCAGGGATCAAGGGAGGCGCGACATCTCTTGACCTTTCATGCGCCGCGCAGCATCGCTTGGCGGCGGAGAGAAAGACCATGTATGAAAACCTGACACTAGGAACATTGATGATCACGCTCACGGCGCTGATCCACACCTTCGGCCTGATTGCCATCACGAAGATGGAGAGCGTTCTGCAAAAGCATCAACACCCCATCATCTCGATGGCGACAACAGTGCTGGGCCTGTTCCTGCTGCTCACTGTCGAGGTGTGGCTGTGGGCGCTGGCGCACTATCATCTGGGCGTGATCGAGCACTTTGAGACAGCACTCTATTTTTCGCTCACATCTTTTTCCACGCTGGGCTTTGGCGACGTGCTGCCGGCCCGCGAATGGCGGATTTTTGCAGCGCTTGAAGGGGTGAACGGGTTTTTGCTGATCGGCTGGTCGACGGCGCACCTGATCGCCGCCAGCATTCGCGTCGGCCCATTCCGCACGGGCGAGCATTTTTGAGACGCGTACGCTGCGCTTGAGCAGCCCTGCATGAGCACATACAAGAACAAGCGCAGACTGACCGGGGGAATTCATTTGTTCAAGAAGATTCTGATCGCCAATCGCGGCGAGATCGCCTGCCGCATCATCAAGACCGCGCGGCGCATGGGCATCGCCACAGTGGCGGTCTACTCCGATGCAGACCGCGAAGCGGTGCATGTCGAGATGGCCGACGAAGCAGTACACATAGGTCCGGCTTCAGCCGCGCAAAGCTATCTGGTGCCCGAAAAGATCATCGCGGCGTGCAAGGAGACAGGTACGCAAGCAGT includes:
- the gcvH gene encoding glycine cleavage system protein GcvH translates to MATTYYTEDHEWIRVENGVATVGITNYAQEQLGDIVFVELPEAGKAMKKGDTAVVVESVKAASDVYAPVDGEIVEANETLSSDPALVNSASTGDGWLWKMKLADEGQLEGLMDEAGYDKMVG
- the gcvT gene encoding glycine cleavage system aminomethyltransferase GcvT, with amino-acid sequence MTDQNLNLLPLEDLHQEAGARFGGFAGWRMPLTYPAGVMQEHLHTRAHAGLFDISHMKMIEVAGPGAAALLARACPIEPEALALSQSKLSFLLNEEAGILDDLIVTRLGEARFMVVANAGNAVADIAHLNALAGEFECTVTPLERVFLAIQGPEAADVMAKAGFETDALTFMHGIEPQTNWFMSRSGYTGEDGFEIGLPVEEARAFAQKLLSDNRVMWIGLAARDSLRLEAGLCLHGNDISPDTSPAAAALMWAIPKDLRENGQFIGADALRAVLAKGADEKRVGLKAEGRLPVRGGANLVDADGNPAGRVTSGGFGPSADHPVAMGYVATQLAKAGTKLFAEVRGNRIPIEVHPLPFTPHHYRKG
- a CDS encoding helix-turn-helix domain-containing protein, encoding MSDAMNIYEEIPDLDTIGGRISRARDAAGLSVKEIAWQLGVKIATINAWESDRSLPGSHRMNRLAGMMGVSISWLLHGVGTAPAEANSEQTVDNVTSQLEKLKLLHVETGELIGRIQKDLDGISPS
- a CDS encoding YaiI/YqxD family protein, producing the protein MSEAEKIAPVIYVDADACPVKAEAMKVAERYGLIVTFVSNGGMRPSRDPMIRHVVVPKSADAADDWIVENAQANDIVITADIPLAARTVALGAHVLGMTGRAFTEESIGMAVAMRDLKQHLRETGESKGFNASFSPADRSRFLGALDQIVRRALKGPSQGQV
- a CDS encoding S-(hydroxymethyl)glutathione dehydrogenase/class III alcohol dehydrogenase; its protein translation is MKTRAAVAVAAGKPLEIMEVDLEGPREGEVLVEIKATGICHTDEFTLSGADPEGIFPAILGHEGAGVVVDVGKGVTSLKKGDHVIPLYTPECRQCPSCLSRKTNLCTAIRATQGQGVMPDGSSRFSIGKDKIFHYMGCSTFANFTVLPEIALAKVNPAAPFDKICYIGCGVTTGIGAVINTAKVEIGATAAVFGLGGIGLNVIQGLRLAGADMIIGVDINNDKKPWGEKFGMTHFVNPKEIDGDVVAHIVNLTKRGADQIGGADYTFDCTGSTKVMRQALECSHRGWGKSVVIGVAGAGQEIATRPFQLVTGRTWMGTAFGGARGRTDVPKIVDWYMDGKIEIDSMITHTLKLEDINKGFDLMHSGESIRSVVVY
- a CDS encoding potassium channel family protein, whose translation is MITLTALIHTFGLIAITKMESVLQKHQHPIISMATTVLGLFLLLTVEVWLWALAHYHLGVIEHFETALYFSLTSFSTLGFGDVLPAREWRIFAALEGVNGFLLIGWSTAHLIAASIRVGPFRTGEHF